A window of the Brassica napus cultivar Da-Ae chromosome A2, Da-Ae, whole genome shotgun sequence genome harbors these coding sequences:
- the LOC106382901 gene encoding cytochrome P450 94B1, producing the protein MEILTAVLVLFLILGFILICSFSTKALRPQTESSTRLKSYPLIGSILSFKKNRHRLLQWYTDLLRLSPSQTITVELLLNRRTIVTANPENVEHILKTNFCNFPKGKPFTDLLGDLLGGGIFNSDGELWSSQRKLASHEFTMRSLREFTFEILREEVETRLVPVLSSAAAECDGGRTVDFQEILKRFAFDVVCKVSLGWDPDCLDLTRPVPVLVEAFDVAAAISARRATEPVYAVWKLKRLLNVGSERKLREAIKTVHMSVSEIIRAKKKSLKINGNVSDKLDLLSRFLAAGHDEESVRDSVISFIMAGRDTTSAAMTWLFWLLSENPTMEKKILEEVTNKGPIGLGVEDLREMSYMKACLCEAMRLYPPVAWDSKHAANDDVLPDGTHVKKGDKVTYFPYGMGRMENVWGQDWDEFKPNRWFEEELNYGTKPVLKSVSSFKFPVFQAGPRVCIGKEMAFMQMKYVVGSVLSRFEIITVCKNRPVFVPLLTAHMAGGLKVKIKRRESISDVPI; encoded by the coding sequence ATGGAAATTCTCACCGCAGTTCTCGTCCTATTTCTAATATTAGGGTTTATACTAATCTGCTCCTTTTCAACAAAAGCCCTAAGACCACAAACCGAGTCCTCCACAAGGCTAAAGTCGTATCCACTCATTGGCTCGATCCTCTCCTTCAAAAAGAATCGCCACCGTCTCCTCCAATGGTACACCGACCTCCTCCGCCTCTCTCCATCTCAAACCATCACCGTAGAACTGCTCCTCAACCGCCGAACCATTGTCACGGCCAACCCCGAAAACGTTGAGCATATTctcaaaacaaacttttgtAACTTCCCTAAAGGAAAACCTTTCACCGACCTCCTCGGAGACCTACTTGGTGGTGGAATCTTTAACTCTGACGGTGAGTTATGGAGCTCCCAGCGAAAACTCGCGAGCCACGAGTTTACAATGCGTTCCCTAAGGGAGTTCACTTTCGAGATCCTCCGTGAAGAAGTCGAGACCCGCCTTGTTCCCGTGCTTTCCTCCGCTGCCGCGGAGTGCGACGGAGGAAGGACGGTGGACTTTCAGGAGATCTTGAAACGTTTTGCTTTCGACGTAGTTTGCAAAGTTTCATTAGGTTGGGATCCGGATTGTCTTGATTTGACCCGACCCGTTCCGGTTCTTGTCGAGGCTTTTGATGTAGCGGCGGCGATCAGCGCTCGCCGTGCGACGGAGCCGGTTTACGCCGTGTGGAAGCTGAAGCGTTTGTTGAACGTAGGGAGCGAAAGGAAGCTCAGAGAAGCGATCAAGACCGTACACATGTCCGTCTCCGAGATCATCAGGGCCAAGAAGAAAAGTCTCAAAATTAATGGTAACGTATCTGACAAGCTAGACCTCTTGTCTAGGTTTCTCGCGGCCGGACATGACGAGGAATCAGTGAGAGATTCAGTGATCAGCTTTATCATGGCGGGAAGGGATACTACCTCGGCGGCGATGACGTGGCTTTTCTGGCTGTTGAGTGAGAACCCTACCATGGAGAAGAAGATTCTTGAAGAAGTAACAAACAAGGGACCGATAGGGTTAGGAGTTGAGGATTTGAGAGAAATGAGTTACATGAAAGCTTGTCTCTGCGAAGCAATGAGACTATATCCACCAGTGGCTTGGGACTCAAAGCATGCAGCAAACGACGACGTTTTACCGGACGGGACACACGTGAAAAAAGGAGATAAAGTTACTTATTTCCCTTACGGTATGGGAAGGATGGAGAACGTGTGGGGTCAAGATTGGGACGAGTTTAAACCGAACCGGTGGTTTGAGGAAGAACTAAATTACGGTACAAAACCGGTGTTGAAAAGTGTGAGCTCGTTCAAGTTTCCAGTATTCCAAGCCGGACCAAGGGTTTGTATAGGCAAAGAAATGGCGTTTATGCAGATGAAATACGTGGTTGGTTCGGTTTTGAGTCGGTTTGAGATCATAACGGTTTGCAAAAACCGGCCGGTATTTGTTCCTCTTCTAACGGCTCATATGGCTGGTGGGCTAAAGGTGAAGATCAAGAGGAGAGAAAGCATTAGTGATGTCCCGATTTAA